One Candidatus Thiopontia autotrophica genomic window, TCCCATCGTTGCCGGGAACAGGATAATACTGGAGGCAAAAATTGGGGGGATTACACCAGCCATATTTACCTTGAGTGGCAGGTGGCTACTCTGTCCTGCATATAGCTTGTTTCCGCGCTGCTGCTTGGCATAGTTAACTGTAATTCTACGCTGCCCTCTCTCAACAAAGACTACAAATGCAGTCACCAGTATGGCCCCTATAAAGAGAACCAGAACTGTAATTGGGTGCATCTCTCCGGTACGGGCCAACTCCATGGTTCCACCAACTGCCGATGGAAGACCTGCAACAATACCAGCGAAGATAATCAGTGAGATACCGTTACCAATGCCACGCTCTGTTATCTGTTCACCAAGCCACATCAGGAACATGGTTCCGGTAACCAGGGTGGTAACTGCCACAAAACGGAACGCCAAGCCCGGATCAATTACTACGCTCATTCCACCAGCAGACTGTGACTCCAACGCAATGGAGATTCCAAGCGCCTGGAATGTAGCCAGAACCAGGGTTCCGTAACGAGTATATTGAGTAATTTTTCTGCGTCCAGACTGTCCCTCTTTCTTCAGCTGTTCCAGCTTTGGAGAGGTAACCGTCAACAGATTCATGATAATAGAGGCAGAGATGTAGGGCATGATTCCCAGAGCAAACAGGCTCAAACGCATCAATGCACCACCCGAGAACATGTTGAACATGTCCAGGATAGTCCCTGACTGCTGATCAAACATCGCCTTTAGAGCATTAGGATCAATTCCGGGAACCGGGATATGGGCACCCATGCGATAGACAATAATCGCACCCACCACAAATAACAGACGAGTTTTTAGCTCGGTCAGTTTGCCTGTGGAGTTGCCACCAATTGCCTGTTTATGTGCCATTGTTCTAGATTACTACTCTTCGATTTTGCCGCCAGCGGCCTCGATTGCTGCACGTGCACCGGGAGTGACTCCCAAGCCACTTACAGTCACGGCCTGGGTGATCTCACCGGAGGCAATTACCTTTGCGTGCTTGATATCCTGACCAACAATATTTGCAGCCTTAAGTGCCAACAGATCAATCTGGTTATCAACCGCAGCTTTCTCCAACTCATGGAGACGAACCTCTGCAACAAAACGTGCCTTACGAGATGCAAAACCGACCTTTGGCAGACGACGCTGCAGTGGTTGCTGACCACCCTCGAAACCTACTTTATGGTAACCGCCAGAACGGGACTTCTGTCCCTTGTGGCCGCGCCCACAGGTCTTTCCAGAACCGGAACCGATGCCACGACCTACTCGCTTGGCATCCTTTTTGGCGCCTTCAGCTGGCTTGATTGTATTAAGATGCATGATTTAACCCTCAACCTTCAGCATATAGCTGATTTTATTGATCATTCCACGATTTTCAGGAGTATCGATCACTGTTACAGTCTGATGCATACGACGAATTCCAAGACCAGCTGCGCAAGCCTTATGTGAAGGAAGGCGTCCAATTGTGCTCTTGACCAGTGTCACTGTAATTGTGTTGTTATCTGCCATGGTTTCTACCCCAGAATCTCTTCAACAGTTTTGCCACGTTTCGCTGCAATCTGTGAAGGGCTATTCATCTCTGTAAGACCCTTGATTGTTGCACGAACCACATTAATTGGATTGGATGAGCCATTGCGCTTGGCAAGTACGTTATGAACTCCCACTACCTCAAAGACAGCTCGCATGGCACCGCCAGCAATAATTCCTGTACCTTCAGATGCTGGTTGCATGTAGACGTCTGCTGCGCCATGTGTTGCACTGATTGGGTACTGTAGTGTTCCCCCATCCAGCTCAACTGTCTTGATATCACGACGTGCACGTTCCATCGCTTTCTGGATGGCTAATGGTACTTCACGAGCCTTTCCATAACCGAAACCAATCTTTCCATTCCCATCACCAACAACAGTCAGCGCGGTAAAAGAGAAAATTCGTCCACCCTTGACGGTTTTCGCTACTCGATTGACAGCAACAAGCTTCTCCAGCATGCCATCATCATTATCTTTTTTGAACTGTTTCTTCTCTGCCATCTTCGCTTCCTAATTTATCAACCAGGTCTGTTTGTCTGTAATGTTATATCTATTAATGCCCTTGATTAAAAATCAAGTCCATTCTCACGTGCAGCATCTGCCAATGCCTTGATGCGACCATGGTATCTGAACCCTGATCTATCAAAAGCGACACGGGTTACACCCGCATCCTTGGTACGCTCTGCAATCACTTTTCCAACCACTGCTGCTGCTGCAACATTGCCTGTTGCGCCAGCCTCTGAGCTAACCTCAGAGAGCAGGGTCGAGGCACTTGCCACAACCTTGGAGTCATGATTAATTACCTGTGCATAGATATGTCTTGGAGTACGGTGCACTGTTAAGCGAGGCACACCAAGTTCTTTGATCTTTGCACGTGTACGTCTTGCACGACGTAGTCGGGTCTGTTTTTTATCCATTGATAAATCCTGCGGTTTAATCCAGTTATTAGTCCATTCAACCGTTTTAGCTTATACCCTTGCGAGCACCTATTTCTTCTTCGCTTCTTTACGAATAACATGCTCATCCGTATAACGAACACCCTTACCTTTGTATGGCTCTGGTGGACGGAATGCGCGAATCTCTGCGGCAACCTGCCCCACCTTCTGCTTATCTGCACCCTTAACAACAACCTCTGTCGCTGCTGGTGTCTCGATAGTGATTCCCTCAGGAATCGCATAATTTACAGGATGTGAAAAACCAAGAGTCAACTCCAGTTTCTTTCCTGCAGCCTTGGCACGATATCCAACACCAATCAGCGTCAGTTTTTTCTCAAAACCGGCACTGACACCAACAACCATGTTGTTGATCAAGGCGCGCATCGTGCCTGCCATTGCAACACACTCTTTTCCACCTTTTGCAGAAACACGAACAACGTTATCCTCGTGTGCGACATTGACTGTCTCATGTACATCATAATCAAAACTACCGTTGGCACCTTTGACCTGAATCTTTTGTCCGCTTACTGTGACATCCACTCCGGTTGGGATCTCGACAGGGGCATTTGCAATTCTAGACATCTTGTTTTACCTGAATTCGATTAACAAATTATTACAATATGATCTTAATAAACGTGGCAGATCACTTCACCGCCAAGTCCAGCTTTTCTGGCAGCACGGTCTGTCATCAGTCCGCCTGGGGTAGAAATTATGGCAATACCAAGACCCGCATTCACTGATGGAACATCATCCTTGCCTGTGTATGTACGTAGACCAGGACGGCTTATTCTCTTCATCATCTCTATAACTGGCTGACCCTGGAAATATTTAAGCTCGATTTTCAGCTCAGCCTTTCCACCATCCTCAGCCACAGAGTAATCAGAAATATAACCTTCATCCTTCATTACTGTGGCGATCGCTCTCTTCATTTTAGATGATGGCATTGATACCACCTTCTTCTCTACTGCCAGTGCATTGCGGATACGGGTTAACATATCTGCTATTGGGTCTTGCATACTCATCTTTTATATTCCAAAAATTCTATTGTGACTCTTGTAACCAGTTACTGTTCCAATAACTGCGCTTACCAACTTGCCTTTCTTAGTCCAGGCACATCTCCGCGCATTGTAGCCTCACGCAACTTGTTTCTGCTAAGGCCAAATTTTCTGTAAAACCCGTGAGGACGACCTGTCAGGCTACAACGGTTATGCTGACGAGAGGGGCTTGAGTCTCTTGGCAACATATTAAACTTACGACGCGCTGCGGCTCTCTCTTCTGGTGCAAGTGAAGCATCCATCATCTTGCTTCTCAGCTCGGTACGTTTTGCCGCATATCTTTTGACCAACTTCTCTCGGCGCAGTTCGCGTTGAATCATTGAGGTCTTTGCCATATTTCTAGTCCTGTCTCACTCTTTTACCAAATAAGTAATTAATTCTTGAACGGGAAGTTCATCGCAGCCAACAAGGCCTTGCCTTCCTCATCCGTTTTTGCAGTAGTAACAACGCTGACATCAAGACCACGCAATGCGTCTATCTTGTCGTAATCGATCTCAGGAAAGATTATCTGCTCTGTTACACCCATGGTGTAGTTTCCACGACCATCGAATGATTTGCCGTTAAGTCCACGAAAATCACGAATACGTGGAATCGAAATATCAATCAGACGATCAAGAAAATCGTACATACGCTCTTTACGCAACGTAACCTTACAACCAATTGGCCAACCATCACGAATCTTGAATCCTGCAATGGATAAACGTGCCATGGTCTTTACCGGCTTCTGGCCAGCAATCTTCTCCATGTCTGCAACCGCATGGTCAAGAATTTTCTTGTCCGCTGTCGCCTCACCAACACCCATATTCAGTGAGATCTTGGTGATTTTTGGAACTTCCATAACACTCTTGTAACCAAACTGCTCCATGAGCTGGTTAACAACTATGTCTTTATAATGATCTTTACTAATACTCATGACCTTGATCTCTTATGCGTCGACAACTTCGCCGCTTGATTTGAAATAACGAACTTTACGGCCGTCGTCCAGGGTCTTGAAACCAACACGATCCGCTTTTCCGGTTGCATTGTTATAAACTGCAACGTTGGAAACATGGATAGACATCTCTTTCTCGACAATACCACCTGAAACACCCATATTAGGATTCGCTTTGGTATGTTTCTTTACCATATTGATTCCATCTACAATGATACGATCCTTTTCAGAAATGACACGTGCCACTGTGCCCCTCTGTCCCTTATCTTTTCCGGTGAGGACAACTACCTCATCACCTTTTTTGATTTTACGCATGTTGCTGTCTCTAAATTTCTGCTAATCAAATAACTTCTGGTGCCAATGAAACAATCTTCATGAACTTCTTGTTTCTCAGTTCACGAGTCACTGGGCCAAAAATACGTGTGCCAATTGGTTCATGCTTACTATTTAGCATTACTGCGGCATTACCATCAAAACGGATCAGCGAACCATCGTTGCGACGAACTCCCTTACGAGTACGTACAACCACCGCATTATAAACGTCGCCTTTTTTAACCTTGCCACGAGGCAGGGCTTCTTTTACGCTGACCTTGATCACATCACCAATACCAGCATAACGACGCTTAGATCCACCAAGCACCTTGATGCACATGACCTTTTTTGCGCCACTGTTATCGGCAACGCTCAATGTTGACTGCATCTGAATCATCGGTTCTCTCCAAACTTTCTAACTATCAATTCTTATTAATTCTGCTCTAAACTGCAGCCGCGCTCTCAACAACCTCAACCAGTCTGAACGATTTACTCTTGGAGATTGGACGACACTCCTGAATCGTTACTACATCGCCTTCGTTACACTGATTGTTCTCATCATGTGCATGCAGCTTGGTTGAACGCTTGATAAACTTTTTGTAAATAGGATGCTTAACCTGACGTTGAACCATTACAGTAATGCTTTTGTCTCCCTTATTTGAGACAACACGCCCAGTAATAGTACGTCCAGTTGTGGTCTGCTCACTCATGATGCTGCACCTTTCATTTCATTCATAATTGTCTTCACCCGAGCAATGTTATGACGAACCTTCTTCATCTGACTATTATCAGAGAGCTGATTGGTTGCCTTCTGCATGCGCAGATTAAATTGCTCGCGCAACATCTCCTGCAACTCTTTTTGCAGTTCTGTCTCATCCATTTTTCTCAATTCACTTGTTTTCATCGTTGCTACCTTTTATAGCGGAGTACGTGCAACAAAAGCTGTCGCTATTGGGAGTTTTGCTGCCGCAAGCTTGAACGCCTCACGTGCCAGCTCCTCAGAAACACCCTCAATCTCATATAACATCTTGCCAGGCTGGATCTGTGCAACCCAATATTCAACATTACCCTTACCCTTACCTTGACGTACTTCAAGTGGCTTTTTGGTAATTGGCTTGTCCGGGAAGATGCGGATGGTAAGCTTGCCCCCACGTTTCACCTGACGAGTAATTGTGCGTCGAGCCGCCTCAATCTGGCGAGCCGTGATTCGTCCACGCCCGGTAGCCTTGAGACCATACTCTCCAAAACTGACGGAGTTGCCATTCTGCGCAAGACCGCGGTTTCTACCCTTCATCTGCTTGCGAAATTTTGTTCTTTTCGGTTGAAGCATTGCTCTTCTTCCCTATCGTTTTACTTTATTACTTATTTAGCTTTCTTGTCTTCTGCATCAGGCTGCTTGCCAATAACTGAAGTGTCGTACACCTCACCCTTGAATATCCACACCTTGACGCCGAGAATTCCGTAGGTGGTATTTGCCTCAGCAAACCCATAGTCAATATCTGCGCGCAGGGTATGGAGTGGTACACGACCTTCACGATACCACTCAGTACGGGCGATCTCTGCTCCGTTAAGACGTCCTGCAACATTGATACGGATACCCTTGCCACCAGAACGCATAGTGTTGCCCACAGAGCGTTTCATGGCACGACGAAACATGATTCTCTTTTCAAGCTGCTGCGCGATACCCTCAGCCACTAACTGCGCATCCAACTCAGGTTTACGAATCTCTTCGATATTGATCTGAACAGGAATCCCCATCTTGGCCGAAACCTCACGGCGCAGCTTTTCAATATCCTCGCCCTTCTTGCCGATCACGATTCCTGGGCGAGCCGTATGAATAGTGATTCTTGCATTACCTGATGGACGCTCAATCTGAATACGACTTACAGAGGCCTGAGAGAGGCGCTTCTTCAGGAAATCCCTGATTGTAAGATCCGCATACAG contains:
- the rplE gene encoding 50S ribosomal protein L5, which codes for MSISKDHYKDIVVNQLMEQFGYKSVMEVPKITKISLNMGVGEATADKKILDHAVADMEKIAGQKPVKTMARLSIAGFKIRDGWPIGCKVTLRKERMYDFLDRLIDISIPRIRDFRGLNGKSFDGRGNYTMGVTEQIIFPEIDYDKIDALRGLDVSVVTTAKTDEEGKALLAAMNFPFKN
- the rpmC gene encoding 50S ribosomal protein L29 → MKTSELRKMDETELQKELQEMLREQFNLRMQKATNQLSDNSQMKKVRHNIARVKTIMNEMKGAAS
- the rplO gene encoding 50S ribosomal protein L15; its protein translation is MHLNTIKPAEGAKKDAKRVGRGIGSGSGKTCGRGHKGQKSRSGGYHKVGFEGGQQPLQRRLPKVGFASRKARFVAEVRLHELEKAAVDNQIDLLALKAANIVGQDIKHAKVIASGEITQAVTVSGLGVTPGARAAIEAAGGKIEE
- the secY gene encoding preprotein translocase subunit SecY; its protein translation is MAHKQAIGGNSTGKLTELKTRLLFVVGAIIVYRMGAHIPVPGIDPNALKAMFDQQSGTILDMFNMFSGGALMRLSLFALGIMPYISASIIMNLLTVTSPKLEQLKKEGQSGRRKITQYTRYGTLVLATFQALGISIALESQSAGGMSVVIDPGLAFRFVAVTTLVTGTMFLMWLGEQITERGIGNGISLIIFAGIVAGLPSAVGGTMELARTGEMHPITVLVLFIGAILVTAFVVFVERGQRRITVNYAKQQRGNKLYAGQSSHLPLKVNMAGVIPPIFASSIILFPATMGSWFGSGEGMEWMKDLATTLSPGQPLYVAFYAVAIIFFCFFYTALVFNPKETADNLRRSGAFIPGIRPGAQTAKYIDKVMTRLTLIGAGYITAVSLLPEFLIIKWNVPFYFGGTSLLIIVVVIMDFISQVQSHLLSHQYDGLMKKANLKGYGRSGI
- the rpsN gene encoding 30S ribosomal protein S14 yields the protein MAKTSMIQRELRREKLVKRYAAKRTELRSKMMDASLAPEERAAARRKFNMLPRDSSPSRQHNRCSLTGRPHGFYRKFGLSRNKLREATMRGDVPGLRKASW
- the rplX gene encoding 50S ribosomal protein L24: MRKIKKGDEVVVLTGKDKGQRGTVARVISEKDRIIVDGINMVKKHTKANPNMGVSGGIVEKEMSIHVSNVAVYNNATGKADRVGFKTLDDGRKVRYFKSSGEVVDA
- the rpsQ gene encoding 30S ribosomal protein S17 yields the protein MSEQTTTGRTITGRVVSNKGDKSITVMVQRQVKHPIYKKFIKRSTKLHAHDENNQCNEGDVVTIQECRPISKSKSFRLVEVVESAAAV
- the rplN gene encoding 50S ribosomal protein L14; protein product: MIQMQSTLSVADNSGAKKVMCIKVLGGSKRRYAGIGDVIKVSVKEALPRGKVKKGDVYNAVVVRTRKGVRRNDGSLIRFDGNAAVMLNSKHEPIGTRIFGPVTRELRNKKFMKIVSLAPEVI
- the rplP gene encoding 50S ribosomal protein L16; the encoded protein is MLQPKRTKFRKQMKGRNRGLAQNGNSVSFGEYGLKATGRGRITARQIEAARRTITRQVKRGGKLTIRIFPDKPITKKPLEVRQGKGKGNVEYWVAQIQPGKMLYEIEGVSEELAREAFKLAAAKLPIATAFVARTPL
- the rpsE gene encoding 30S ribosomal protein S5, encoding MAEKKQFKKDNDDGMLEKLVAVNRVAKTVKGGRIFSFTALTVVGDGNGKIGFGYGKAREVPLAIQKAMERARRDIKTVELDGGTLQYPISATHGAADVYMQPASEGTGIIAGGAMRAVFEVVGVHNVLAKRNGSSNPINVVRATIKGLTEMNSPSQIAAKRGKTVEEILG
- the rpmD gene encoding 50S ribosomal protein L30: MADNNTITVTLVKSTIGRLPSHKACAAGLGIRRMHQTVTVIDTPENRGMINKISYMLKVEG
- the rplR gene encoding 50S ribosomal protein L18 — translated: MDKKQTRLRRARRTRAKIKELGVPRLTVHRTPRHIYAQVINHDSKVVASASTLLSEVSSEAGATGNVAAAAVVGKVIAERTKDAGVTRVAFDRSGFRYHGRIKALADAARENGLDF
- the rpsC gene encoding 30S ribosomal protein S3; translation: MGQKVHPIGYRLGYIKDWNSTWYADSSSYADQLYADLTIRDFLKKRLSQASVSRIQIERPSGNARITIHTARPGIVIGKKGEDIEKLRREVSAKMGIPVQINIEEIRKPELDAQLVAEGIAQQLEKRIMFRRAMKRSVGNTMRSGGKGIRINVAGRLNGAEIARTEWYREGRVPLHTLRADIDYGFAEANTTYGILGVKVWIFKGEVYDTSVIGKQPDAEDKKAK
- the rpsH gene encoding 30S ribosomal protein S8; this encodes MSMQDPIADMLTRIRNALAVEKKVVSMPSSKMKRAIATVMKDEGYISDYSVAEDGGKAELKIELKYFQGQPVIEMMKRISRPGLRTYTGKDDVPSVNAGLGIAIISTPGGLMTDRAARKAGLGGEVICHVY
- the rplF gene encoding 50S ribosomal protein L6 is translated as MSRIANAPVEIPTGVDVTVSGQKIQVKGANGSFDYDVHETVNVAHEDNVVRVSAKGGKECVAMAGTMRALINNMVVGVSAGFEKKLTLIGVGYRAKAAGKKLELTLGFSHPVNYAIPEGITIETPAATEVVVKGADKQKVGQVAAEIRAFRPPEPYKGKGVRYTDEHVIRKEAKKK